The Euphorbia lathyris chromosome 3, ddEupLath1.1, whole genome shotgun sequence genome contains a region encoding:
- the LOC136224092 gene encoding notchless protein homolog isoform X1 → MEVEPVNNVMCQFADREGAVLGAPLYLPQNAGPQQLQQIVNKLLNNEEKFPYSFYISDQELLVPLETYLQKNKVSVEKVLSIVYQPQAVFRIRPVNRCTATIAGHAEAVLSVAFSPDGRQLASGSGDTSVRIWDLNTQTPMFTCTGHRNWVLCIAWSPDGKYLVSGSKAGELQCWDPQTGKPLGNALMGHKKWITGISWEPVHLSAPCRRFVSASKDGDARIWDVSLKKCVISLTGHTLAITCVKWGGDGVIYTGSQDCTIKVWETTQGKLIRELKGHGHWVNSLALSTEYVVRTGAFDHTGKTYSSAEEIKKVALERYNKMKGSGPERLVSGSDDFTMFLWEPAVSKHPKTRMTGHQQLINHVYFSPDGQWVASASFDRSVKLWNGVTGKFVAAFRGHVGPVYQISWSADSRLLLSGSKDSTLKVWDIRTQKLKQDLPGHADEVYAVDWSPDGEKVASGGKDRVLKLWMG, encoded by the exons ATGGAGGTGGAACCAGTGAATAACGTTATGTGTCAATTTGCAGACCGGGAAGGGGCAGTTTTGGGAGCTCCCTTGTATCTTCCGCAGAACGCTGGTCCCCAGCAGCTTCAACAAATCGTTAATAAGCTTCTTAATAAT GAAGAGAAATTTCCGTATTCCTTTTACATATCAGATCAGGAGCTTCTTGTTCCTCTGGAAACTTACTTACAGAAAAACAAAG TTTCTGTGGAGAAGGTACTTTCCATTGTTTATCAACCTCAGGCTGTTTTTCGGATCCGTCCAGTGAATCGTTGTACAGCAACTATCGCTG GCCATGCAGAAGCTGTTCTTTCTGTTGCTTTTAGTCCTGATGGACGGCAGTTGGCTAGTGGCTCAGGAGATACCAGTGTTCGTATATGGGATCTTAATACCCAAACACCAATGTTTACATGTACAG GACACAGGAATTGGGTTCTTTGCATTGCATGGTCACCAGATGGTAAGTATCTGGTAAGTGGGAGCAAGGCTGGAGAGCTTCAATGTTGGGATCCTCAGACAGGAAAACCATTAGGGAATGCACTTATG GGCCACAAGAAGTGGATTACTGGTATCTCTTGGGAACCAGTCCACTTGAGTGCTCCATGCCGTCGATTTGTGAGTGCTAGCAAAGATGGTGATGCACGCATATGGGATGTCTCTTTAAAAAAATGTGTTATTAGTCTCACCGGCCACACCCTTGCAATAACTTGTGTAAAATGGGGTGGAGATGGAGTAATCTATACAGG CTCACAAGATTGTACTATAAAAGTCTGGGAGACAACACAAGGAAAGTTAATCCGTGAACTGAAG GGTCATGGACATTGGGTTAATTCTCTTGCCTTAAGCACTGAATATGTTGTTCGAACTGGAGCTTTTGATCACACTGGCAAAACATATTCTTCAGCAGAAGAAATAAAGAAG GTTGCTCTAGAAAGATACAACAAAATGAAAGGCAGTGGCCCTGAGAGATTAGTTTCAGGTTCAGATGATTTTACTATGTTTCTCTGGGAGCCTGCAGTCAGCAAACACCCCAAAACTCGCATGACAGGTCATCAACAG CTTATAAATCATGTTTACTTCTCACCTGATGGGCAATGGGTGGCTAGTGCTTCATTTGATCGTTCAGTCAAACTGTGGAATGGTGTTACTGGCAAATTTGTTGCTGCTTTTCGGGGACATGTTGGGCCTGTTTATCAAATCAG CTGGTCTGCTGACAGTAGGCTTCTTTTAAGTGGGAGCAAAGACTCCACGCTGAAG GTTTGGGATATACGAACGCAGAAGTTAAAACAAGACCTTCCAGGACATGCTGATGAG GTATATGCTGTTGATTGGAGCCCTGATGGCGAGAAGGTAGCCTCCGGTGGTAAGGATAGGGTACTGAAGCTATGGATGGGCTAA
- the LOC136224092 gene encoding notchless protein homolog isoform X2 produces the protein MEVEPVNNVMCQFADREGAVLGAPLYLPQNAGPQQLQQIVNKLLNNEEKFPYSFYISDQELLVPLETYLQKNKVSVEKVLSIVYQPQAVFRIRPVNRCTATIAGHAEAVLSVAFSPDGRQLASGSGDTSVRIWDLNTQTPMFTCTGHRNWVLCIAWSPDGKYLVSGSKAGELQCWDPQTGKPLGNALMGHKKWITGISWEPVHLSAPCRRFVSASKDGDARIWDVSLKKCVISLTGHTLAITCVKWGGDGVIYTGSQDCTIKVWETTQGKLIRELKGHGHWVNSLALSTEYVVRTGAFDHTGKTYSSAEEIKKLINHVYFSPDGQWVASASFDRSVKLWNGVTGKFVAAFRGHVGPVYQISWSADSRLLLSGSKDSTLKVWDIRTQKLKQDLPGHADEVYAVDWSPDGEKVASGGKDRVLKLWMG, from the exons ATGGAGGTGGAACCAGTGAATAACGTTATGTGTCAATTTGCAGACCGGGAAGGGGCAGTTTTGGGAGCTCCCTTGTATCTTCCGCAGAACGCTGGTCCCCAGCAGCTTCAACAAATCGTTAATAAGCTTCTTAATAAT GAAGAGAAATTTCCGTATTCCTTTTACATATCAGATCAGGAGCTTCTTGTTCCTCTGGAAACTTACTTACAGAAAAACAAAG TTTCTGTGGAGAAGGTACTTTCCATTGTTTATCAACCTCAGGCTGTTTTTCGGATCCGTCCAGTGAATCGTTGTACAGCAACTATCGCTG GCCATGCAGAAGCTGTTCTTTCTGTTGCTTTTAGTCCTGATGGACGGCAGTTGGCTAGTGGCTCAGGAGATACCAGTGTTCGTATATGGGATCTTAATACCCAAACACCAATGTTTACATGTACAG GACACAGGAATTGGGTTCTTTGCATTGCATGGTCACCAGATGGTAAGTATCTGGTAAGTGGGAGCAAGGCTGGAGAGCTTCAATGTTGGGATCCTCAGACAGGAAAACCATTAGGGAATGCACTTATG GGCCACAAGAAGTGGATTACTGGTATCTCTTGGGAACCAGTCCACTTGAGTGCTCCATGCCGTCGATTTGTGAGTGCTAGCAAAGATGGTGATGCACGCATATGGGATGTCTCTTTAAAAAAATGTGTTATTAGTCTCACCGGCCACACCCTTGCAATAACTTGTGTAAAATGGGGTGGAGATGGAGTAATCTATACAGG CTCACAAGATTGTACTATAAAAGTCTGGGAGACAACACAAGGAAAGTTAATCCGTGAACTGAAG GGTCATGGACATTGGGTTAATTCTCTTGCCTTAAGCACTGAATATGTTGTTCGAACTGGAGCTTTTGATCACACTGGCAAAACATATTCTTCAGCAGAAGAAATAAAGAAG CTTATAAATCATGTTTACTTCTCACCTGATGGGCAATGGGTGGCTAGTGCTTCATTTGATCGTTCAGTCAAACTGTGGAATGGTGTTACTGGCAAATTTGTTGCTGCTTTTCGGGGACATGTTGGGCCTGTTTATCAAATCAG CTGGTCTGCTGACAGTAGGCTTCTTTTAAGTGGGAGCAAAGACTCCACGCTGAAG GTTTGGGATATACGAACGCAGAAGTTAAAACAAGACCTTCCAGGACATGCTGATGAG GTATATGCTGTTGATTGGAGCCCTGATGGCGAGAAGGTAGCCTCCGGTGGTAAGGATAGGGTACTGAAGCTATGGATGGGCTAA
- the LOC136224773 gene encoding uncharacterized protein, producing the protein MMEDKSSSEFDQILKKDSLQLVALLKEMKDGLDIVRSKVEGLTAKVKANNFPTADGISYLEAKHLLLLNYCQSLVYYLLRKAKGLSIEKHPVVRSLVEIRLFLEKIRPIDKKMDYQIKKLTKDSGHAMEQPSLEGNESKAHEKSEDLLNYRPNPEMLVDKSDLVPKDGDVYRPPKIAPTVMEEDKLSKQERNALRRDKHTQRNAKEGFMKYLIDDMEERPEEVKENVGNETREFTRYKQQWEERARQEEDLFTRAPITKMEKKKEKHLLKSRNGLRALTDDFYDEIRGLPMEDDNSDLTTNFNNEHRAVGKLKRQKRRH; encoded by the exons ATGATGGAGGATAAGAGTAGTTCAGAGTTTGATCAAATCTTAAAGAA GGATTCTCTTCAACTAGTTGCGTTGCTTAAAGAGATGAAAGATGGACTGGACATAGTCAGGAGTAAAGTAGAAGGTTTAACAGCTAAG GTGAAAGCAAATAATTTCCCGACAGCGGATGGGATAAGCTATCTTGAGGCTAAGCATTTGCTGCTTCTAAACTATTGTCAATCACTTGTATATTATTTGCTCCGAAAAGCAAAAGGCTTGTCAATTGAAAAACATCCTGTAGTTCGGAGCCTTGTAGAGATTCGGTTGTTTTTGGAGAAG ATAAGGCCAATTGACAAAAAAATGGATTaccaaataaaaaaactaaccaAAGATAGTGGTCATGCAATGGAGCAACCAAGTCTGGAGGGAAATGAATCGAAGGCACATGAAAAATCAGAGGATTTGTTGAATTATCGACCAAACCCAGAAATGTTGGTTGACAAATCTGATTTGGTACCCAAG GATGGTGATGTCTATCGACCGCCAAAAATTGCCCCCACAGTTATGGAGGAGGATAAGCTGTCAAAACAGGAAAGAAATGCCTTGAGAAGGGACAAACATACTCAACGGAATGCTAAGGAGGGTTTTATGAAATACCTCATTGATGATATGGAGGAAAGACCTGAAGAG GTCAAAGAAAATGTTGGAAATGAGACTAGGGAATTCACTAGATATAAGCAACAATGGGAAGAACGTGCACGACAAGAAGAGGATCTTTTTACACGAGCTCCTATTACaaaaatggagaagaagaaggagaaacaCTTGTTGAAGTCGAGAAACGG GTTGCGTGCTTTGACTGATGATTTCTACGATGAGATCAGAGGCTTGCCCATGGAAGATGATAATAGTGACTTAACAACAAACTTCAATAATGAACACAGAGCAGTTGGAAAATTGAAAAGACAGAAG AGGAGACATTAG